GTCTACACACCTGCACAGGTTGCTCCCAAGGACGGTGCTGATTATCAGCCGCCGAATGTGCTGCTTGACTGGGAACCGGTTGCAGGAGGGATTGACCTTCATTATGATGTTCAGGTCAGCATAAGTTCAGACTTTACAGATCCGATTCTGCTTACCACCACCATGAGCAGCATAAACACCAGTGAACTTTTATTTGATACCCAATACTTCTGGAGAGTAAGAGCAGCTGATCAGAGCGGTTCTTCCAACTGGTCGCCGGCACGCTCCTTTAAAACAGCCGATGTGGTCGAACTGTCGAAGCCCAAAAAGAACGGCACCGACATCATTCCAAACATATTCCTGGAATGGGATAAAAACAGTGAGATTACCGGAATCACCCACTTCGATGTCGAACTCGATCAGGTAAATACATTCGACAGTCCAAACTATCACCGCTTCCTTCTTCCATTTGTTGATGGAATCAATAAATACCAGATGGAAGACCTGTATTTTAATGTCGATTATTTCTGGAGGGTCAGAGCCATCCATTCCAAGGATACCAGTGAATGGTCACAGACCTGGAAATTCACCACCCTGGAGACATTTGAGCTGAAACGTCCAAAGGACAACGCGGTTGATCAGAATCCGGATCAGGAGCTCATCTGGGACAAAATCAGCGGTGTGAATGCCTATCTTTTTCAGATCGATCTTGATCCTAATTTCGCCACGGCCAAGACCTATGAAACCATCAATGACAGGGCGAATGCTGAAAAATTGCATTTTGGCCAAGTGTATCACTGGCGGGTCCTGGCCTATCACGAGCTCGACAGCACTGAATGGACGGAT
The sequence above is drawn from the Bacteroidales bacterium genome and encodes:
- a CDS encoding T9SS type A sorting domain-containing protein, which produces MKKSAIFLICLFASLTLLADITVYTPAQVAPKDGADYQPPNVLLDWEPVAGGIDLHYDVQVSISSDFTDPILLTTTMSSINTSELLFDTQYFWRVRAADQSGSSNWSPARSFKTADVVELSKPKKNGTDIIPNIFLEWDKNSEITGITHFDVELDQVNTFDSPNYHRFLLPFVDGINKYQMEDLYFNVDYFWRVRAIHSKDTSEWSQTWKFTTLETFELKRPKDNAVDQNPDQELIWDKISGVNAYLFQIDLDPNFATAKTYETINDRANAEKLHFGQVYHWRVLAYHELDSTEWTDPFQFTTIDHVNLLQPEDGQGGLSVFPTFTWESITGITSYCLEIDDSPDFSSDPIHKSVAAVTTSKVTYSLPGPALDSATTYYWRVCALHEYDSSGWGQARSFTVIATGLEDPSLNAASVEIAPNPGSGLFTLTISSASPALLSVSVMDLVGQSIQSLEWNLTQGLNKRVLDLRDLQAGIYLFRLHQANAVVTRKLVIQR